Proteins encoded together in one Salarchaeum sp. JOR-1 window:
- a CDS encoding PH domain-containing protein, whose protein sequence is MRLHPFSVPYRVVDRGLRFGWAAVIGVAATSGGAFAAFWPFILAGVVALAVLGLAYEYAYYQRFAYELAGDTLDINSGVLSRREREIPLRRVQNVDVTRNVLQRALGIATVSVETAGGGSTEAKLECVSAEEAERLQSEIRRLKAGETTDSEGVESEDVLYELDDRSLLAYSFLSFDPRVASGLAVLFPLLGPVVATLGFTDAANGLGAALLVFLVGVAVLLLVAALWVASAAIRFVRFYGFRLRREGDDLRYERGLLKRYTGTIPLDKLQSVSLTENLLMRRVGYATLAVETAGYAPGDTPSGGSEAAVPFAPRGDALALARTLEPFDDVAVERPPPRARRRYVGRYSILAGVVAAGAFSANAVWGLPYWWLSLLLFPVAVAGGHYRWLHLGHAEGDEYAVTRSGFWSRSTTVVPYYRLQTVIESQSVFQRRWGLASVVYDTAGSRRLAGGDATAHDIEEDTASSLVERAIDRLRATLGRQ, encoded by the coding sequence ATGAGGCTTCACCCGTTCAGCGTCCCGTACCGCGTGGTGGACAGGGGGCTGCGGTTCGGGTGGGCGGCCGTCATCGGCGTCGCCGCGACCTCCGGCGGCGCGTTCGCGGCGTTCTGGCCGTTCATCCTCGCCGGCGTGGTCGCGCTCGCCGTCCTCGGACTGGCGTACGAGTACGCCTACTACCAGCGGTTCGCGTACGAACTCGCGGGCGACACGCTCGACATCAACTCCGGCGTGCTCAGCCGCCGCGAGCGCGAGATACCGCTGCGTCGCGTGCAGAACGTGGACGTGACGCGGAACGTCCTCCAGCGCGCGCTCGGCATCGCCACCGTCAGCGTCGAGACCGCGGGCGGCGGGAGCACCGAGGCGAAACTGGAGTGCGTGAGCGCGGAAGAAGCGGAACGCCTCCAGTCCGAGATACGCCGCCTCAAGGCCGGTGAAACAACCGACTCCGAGGGAGTCGAATCGGAGGACGTGCTGTACGAACTCGACGACCGCTCGCTGCTCGCGTACAGTTTCCTCTCCTTCGACCCCCGAGTCGCGTCCGGCCTCGCCGTGCTCTTCCCCTTGCTCGGCCCGGTCGTCGCGACGCTCGGGTTCACCGACGCCGCGAACGGCCTCGGCGCCGCGCTCCTCGTCTTCCTCGTCGGCGTCGCCGTCCTCCTGCTCGTCGCCGCGCTCTGGGTGGCGAGCGCGGCGATTCGGTTCGTGCGGTTCTACGGCTTCCGCCTGCGCCGCGAGGGCGACGACCTCCGGTACGAGCGCGGCCTCCTCAAGCGCTACACGGGCACGATTCCGCTCGACAAACTCCAGTCCGTCTCCCTCACCGAGAACCTCCTGATGCGTCGCGTCGGCTACGCCACGCTCGCCGTCGAGACCGCGGGGTACGCGCCCGGCGACACGCCGTCCGGGGGTTCCGAAGCCGCCGTCCCCTTCGCGCCTCGCGGGGACGCGCTCGCGCTCGCCCGAACCCTCGAACCGTTCGACGACGTTGCGGTCGAACGCCCGCCGCCGCGGGCGCGCCGCCGGTACGTCGGGCGGTACTCCATCCTCGCCGGCGTCGTCGCCGCGGGCGCGTTCAGCGCGAACGCCGTCTGGGGCCTGCCCTACTGGTGGCTCTCTCTCCTCCTGTTCCCGGTCGCGGTCGCGGGCGGCCACTACCGCTGGCTCCACCTCGGACACGCCGAGGGCGACGAGTACGCCGTCACCCGGAGCGGGTTCTGGTCGCGCTCCACCACCGTCGTCCCCTACTACCGCCTCCAGACCGTCATCGAATCCCAGTCAGTCTTCCAGCGCCGCTGGGGGCTCGCGTCCGTCGTCTACGACACCGCCGGAAGCCGACGGCTCGCGGGCGGCGACGCCACCGCGCACGACATCGAGGAGGACACCGCGAGCAGTCTCGTCGAACGAGCGATAGACAGACTCCGCGCGACGCTCGGCCGCCAGTAA
- a CDS encoding PH domain-containing protein codes for MERLNPRVRIVWAVGALVTALVLGGIVAGVALFADTSALPWFTPVYGVAASLLVGIIGVVFAVRRYRVFRFEVREDTLFLQRGVVTRVRTVVPYVRVQHVDTQRGPLERLVGLSSVVVYTAGSRGADVSIPGLTPERADELQASLRELAIESEPEDAV; via the coding sequence ATGGAACGCCTGAATCCCCGCGTCCGAATCGTCTGGGCGGTCGGCGCGCTCGTCACCGCGCTCGTCCTCGGCGGTATCGTCGCCGGCGTCGCGCTGTTCGCCGACACCAGCGCTCTCCCGTGGTTCACGCCGGTCTACGGCGTCGCCGCCTCCCTCCTCGTCGGTATCATCGGCGTGGTGTTCGCCGTCCGCAGGTACCGAGTATTCCGGTTCGAGGTTCGCGAGGACACGCTGTTCCTCCAGCGCGGCGTCGTCACGCGCGTCAGAACCGTGGTTCCGTACGTCCGCGTCCAGCACGTCGACACCCAGCGCGGCCCCCTCGAACGCCTCGTCGGCCTCTCCTCCGTCGTCGTCTACACGGCCGGAAGCCGGGGAGCCGACGTGTCGATACCCGGACTGACGCCGGAGCGCGCCGACGAACTGCAGGCGTCGCTGCGCGAACTCGCAATCGAGAGCGAACCCGAGGACGCCGTATGA
- a CDS encoding aspartate ammonia-lyase codes for MADDYRVEEDSLGEMEVPADAYWGAQTQRAVENFPISGETFKPRFVHALGVVKKAAAQANRDLETIPADKADAIVEAAEEVIAGEHDDQFPVDVFQTGSGTSSNMNANEVIANRATEIYGGEIGTREIHPNDHVNFGQSSNDVIPTAMHVASLSALVEDVQPALETLAAELEAKEDEFDGIVKTGRTHLQDATPVRLGQEFGGYRAQIKKGLARVENVKPHLRELALGGTAVGTGLNTHPDFPPKAADYISEETGIQFREADNHFEAQAAHDAMSEAHGALKTVAGSLNKIANDLRLLASGPRNGLGELEQPENQPGSSIMPGKINPVVAEAVNQVHKQVVGNDAAVGAGAAEGQIDLNLYKPILAQNFLDSATLVANGSETFANKFVAKLEANEEHCETQVEQSMALATALNPAIGYDKASEVAKAALKEDKTVREVVLERGYLTEEEADEVLDPEAMTHRVILGDD; via the coding sequence ATGGCAGACGATTACCGAGTCGAGGAGGACAGCCTCGGAGAGATGGAGGTTCCGGCGGACGCGTACTGGGGCGCGCAGACCCAGCGCGCGGTGGAGAACTTCCCGATCAGCGGGGAGACGTTCAAGCCGCGGTTCGTGCACGCGCTCGGCGTCGTGAAGAAGGCGGCGGCGCAGGCGAACCGCGACCTCGAAACCATCCCCGCGGACAAGGCGGACGCCATCGTCGAAGCCGCAGAGGAGGTCATCGCCGGCGAGCACGACGACCAGTTCCCCGTCGACGTGTTCCAGACGGGGTCGGGCACGTCCTCGAACATGAACGCGAACGAGGTCATCGCGAACCGCGCGACCGAGATTTACGGCGGCGAAATCGGCACGCGGGAGATCCACCCGAACGACCACGTGAACTTCGGGCAGTCCTCGAACGACGTGATTCCGACGGCGATGCACGTCGCGTCCCTGTCGGCGCTCGTGGAGGACGTCCAGCCCGCGCTCGAAACGCTCGCGGCCGAGTTGGAGGCGAAGGAAGACGAGTTCGACGGCATCGTGAAGACGGGCCGCACGCACCTGCAGGACGCCACGCCGGTCCGTCTGGGCCAGGAGTTCGGCGGGTACCGCGCGCAGATAAAGAAGGGCCTGGCGCGCGTGGAGAACGTGAAGCCGCACCTGCGCGAACTCGCCCTCGGCGGCACCGCCGTGGGAACGGGCCTGAACACGCACCCCGACTTCCCGCCGAAGGCCGCGGACTACATCAGCGAGGAGACGGGCATCCAGTTCCGCGAGGCGGACAACCACTTCGAGGCGCAGGCCGCCCACGACGCGATGAGCGAGGCGCACGGCGCGCTCAAGACCGTCGCCGGCAGCCTGAACAAGATCGCGAACGACCTCCGTCTGCTCGCGAGCGGCCCGCGAAACGGCCTCGGTGAACTCGAACAGCCGGAGAACCAGCCCGGGTCCTCGATCATGCCCGGGAAGATCAATCCGGTCGTCGCGGAGGCGGTGAATCAGGTGCACAAGCAGGTCGTCGGGAACGACGCCGCCGTCGGCGCGGGCGCGGCGGAGGGCCAGATCGACCTGAACCTCTACAAGCCCATCCTCGCGCAGAACTTCCTCGACTCCGCGACCCTCGTCGCGAACGGGAGCGAGACGTTCGCGAACAAGTTCGTCGCGAAACTCGAAGCGAACGAGGAGCACTGCGAGACCCAGGTCGAGCAGTCGATGGCGCTCGCCACCGCGCTCAACCCCGCAATCGGCTACGACAAGGCGAGCGAGGTCGCGAAAGCCGCGCTCAAGGAGGACAAGACGGTGCGGGAGGTCGTGCTCGAACGCGGCTACCTCACCGAAGAGGAGGCGGACGAAGTGCTCGACCCCGAGGCGATGACGCACCGCGTCATCCTCGGCGACGACTAG
- a CDS encoding MOSC domain-containing protein, whose translation MARVARLTRYPVKALSGADVETVRVTEGGTLAGDREYRLVDADGDPVNGKRTPRVHDLDTAYDSDSGTLAVETSSGETATLPLRDRPSEAAAWLGGFFDCDLTVERDTELGFVDRRSAGPSVISTATLEAVADWFDDLTVQSVRRRMRANVEVAGVPAFWEDRFVGPDAPAFRAGDVRFEGVQPCGRCVVPERDPDTGERDPGFRERFVERREATLPDWVDREAFDHYYALMLIADVPEDARGRTLAVGDGVAVE comes from the coding sequence ATGGCTCGGGTCGCGCGGCTCACGCGGTACCCCGTGAAAGCACTCTCCGGAGCGGACGTCGAGACGGTTCGGGTGACCGAGGGCGGGACGCTCGCGGGCGACCGCGAGTACAGGCTCGTGGACGCGGACGGCGACCCCGTGAACGGCAAGCGCACGCCGCGGGTTCACGACCTCGACACCGCGTACGACAGCGATTCGGGGACGCTAGCGGTCGAGACGAGCTCGGGGGAGACGGCGACGCTCCCGCTCCGAGACCGGCCGTCGGAGGCGGCGGCGTGGCTCGGCGGCTTCTTCGACTGCGACCTCACTGTGGAGCGCGACACCGAACTCGGATTCGTGGACCGACGGTCCGCCGGTCCCTCAGTCATCAGTACGGCGACGCTCGAAGCCGTCGCGGACTGGTTCGACGACCTCACCGTCCAGAGCGTGCGGCGGCGGATGCGCGCGAACGTCGAGGTCGCGGGCGTCCCGGCGTTCTGGGAGGACCGATTCGTCGGGCCGGACGCGCCCGCGTTCCGCGCCGGCGACGTGCGCTTCGAGGGCGTTCAGCCCTGCGGGCGCTGCGTCGTCCCGGAGCGCGACCCGGACACGGGCGAGCGCGACCCCGGATTCCGCGAGCGGTTCGTGGAGCGCCGCGAGGCGACGCTCCCCGACTGGGTCGACCGCGAGGCGTTCGACCACTACTACGCGCTGATGCTCATCGCCGACGTCCCCGAGGACGCACGGGGGCGGACGCTCGCGGTCGGGGACGGGGTCGCTGTCGAGTGA
- a CDS encoding HTTM domain-containing protein, translated as MSAAGRLRRFVAARVAVDARALAAFRIGLGSLILLDLLLRLRHVRAFYTDFGVLPREALREEFPKFAAVSLHALSGGLALQLVLFALAAVLAICLLVGYRSRLAALLSLLFLVSLQARNPVVLNGGDILLRRLLIWSVLLPIGRAWSVDAARERAHNRTFGPIASIATAGLLVQVVAVYAVNAALKSRGDAWLAGTAVRYVFSLDQFLRPLGELLAGSPALLTAADYAWVALLLASPLLLLTAGRVRGALAALLSAGHLGMLATMTLGVFPLVTVVALLVFQPPGVWDRVPDPQPWFDRLARRLPELPRPSAPWALGRRGTRVLSILLLAFVLVWNAAAVGVVQPPESAPVQPSERSWDMFAPEPLGVDGWYVAPAVTTAGETVDAWNGGTVSYAKPPDVSKTYPSARWRKYLVTVAVFDGRSLADEFAASLCREWDATHGSELARVSVVFVAQPTRLDGPEPTENWTLATHSCGR; from the coding sequence GTGTCCGCCGCAGGCCGCCTCCGCCGATTCGTCGCCGCCCGCGTCGCCGTCGACGCGCGCGCGCTCGCCGCGTTCCGCATCGGCCTCGGGAGCCTAATCCTCCTCGACCTCCTCCTCCGCCTGCGGCACGTCCGCGCGTTCTACACCGACTTCGGCGTCCTCCCCCGCGAGGCGCTCCGCGAGGAGTTCCCGAAGTTCGCGGCCGTCTCGCTCCACGCGCTCTCCGGCGGCCTCGCGCTCCAACTCGTTCTGTTCGCGCTCGCCGCCGTCCTCGCGATCTGCCTGCTCGTCGGCTACCGCAGCCGGCTCGCGGCCCTGCTCTCCCTCCTCTTCCTCGTCTCCCTGCAGGCGCGCAACCCCGTCGTCCTGAACGGCGGCGACATCCTCCTGCGCCGCCTGCTCATCTGGAGCGTCCTCCTCCCGATCGGCCGCGCGTGGAGCGTGGACGCCGCCCGCGAGCGCGCCCACAACCGCACGTTCGGCCCAATCGCGAGCATCGCCACCGCCGGCCTGCTCGTGCAGGTCGTCGCCGTCTACGCCGTGAACGCCGCGCTCAAGTCCCGCGGGGACGCCTGGCTCGCCGGCACCGCCGTCCGGTACGTGTTCAGCCTCGACCAGTTCCTCCGCCCGCTCGGCGAACTCCTCGCCGGCTCCCCCGCGCTCCTCACCGCCGCGGACTACGCGTGGGTCGCGCTCTTGCTCGCGTCCCCGCTCCTCCTGCTCACCGCGGGCCGCGTCCGCGGCGCGCTCGCCGCCCTGCTCTCGGCCGGCCACCTTGGGATGCTCGCGACGATGACGCTCGGCGTCTTCCCGCTCGTCACGGTCGTCGCGCTCCTCGTCTTCCAGCCTCCCGGGGTGTGGGATCGCGTGCCCGACCCCCAGCCGTGGTTCGACCGCCTCGCCCGCCGGCTGCCCGAACTCCCCCGGCCGAGCGCGCCCTGGGCGCTCGGCCGCCGCGGCACTCGCGTCCTCTCGATCCTCCTCCTCGCCTTCGTGCTCGTCTGGAACGCCGCCGCGGTCGGCGTCGTCCAGCCCCCCGAGAGCGCGCCCGTCCAGCCGAGCGAGCGCAGCTGGGACATGTTCGCGCCCGAACCCCTGGGAGTCGACGGCTGGTACGTCGCGCCCGCGGTCACGACGGCGGGCGAGACCGTCGACGCGTGGAACGGCGGCACGGTCTCCTACGCGAAACCACCGGACGTGTCGAAGACGTACCCGAGCGCGCGCTGGCGGAAGTACCTCGTCACGGTCGCCGTCTTCGACGGCCGGTCGCTCGCGGACGAGTTCGCCGCCTCCCTCTGCCGGGAGTGGGACGCCACCCACGGCTCGGAACTGGCTCGCGTGTCCGTCGTGTTCGTCGCGCAACCGACGCGACTCGACGGCCCAGAGCCGACGGAGAACTGGACGCTCGCGACCCACTCGTGCGGGCGGTGA
- the katG gene encoding catalase/peroxidase HPI — translation MTWSNQEWWPNLLRLDILDDNAAELDPYGEDFDYAEEFQKLDFDEVKSDIADVMTDSQEWWPADYGHYGPLFIRMAWHSAGTYRTLDGRAGASGALQRLPPESSWPDNVNLDKARRLLQPVKHKYGRALSWGDLIVLAGNVALESMGFETYGFAGGRVDEYKSNEAVEWGPEEDWETTSPERFEDGDVGNLKDPLANTVMGLIYVNPEGPYGEPDVEGSAANIREEFERMAMDDEETVALIAGGHTFGKVHGADDETEIGPEPEAAPLEQQGLGWDHEFEKAGMITSGIEGPWNDTPTMWDMGYVDNLLDYEWEPHKGPGGAWQWQPATEEEREDIEKAPDAQDFDESEEPMMLTTDVALKRDEDYRAVLENFQENPDEFQAAFSRAWYKLLHRDMGPKERFLGPEVPDEEFVWQDPIPDADYELVGEDDIAELETAILDADIERSELVKTAWASASTYRDSDKRGGANGARIRLEPQRNWEVNEPDALADVLDTYEDIQAEFNGARDDDVRVSLADLIVLGGNVAIEQAAADAGYDVDVPFEPGRTDASAEQTDADSFEALKPKADGFRNYIGAGDFDDFYGSLEERMVDKAELLNLSVTDLTVLVGGMRALGATYENTDRGVLTDDPGTLTNDFFRNLLDMDYEWEPVDEDEQVFEGFDRDTGEKVWEATRFDLIFGSNARLRAHADVYASEDGEEKLVEDFVEAWSAVMQADRFDLE, via the coding sequence ATGACGTGGTCCAACCAGGAGTGGTGGCCGAACCTCCTCCGACTCGACATCCTCGACGACAACGCCGCCGAACTCGACCCGTACGGCGAGGACTTCGACTACGCCGAGGAGTTCCAGAAGCTCGACTTCGACGAGGTGAAGTCCGACATCGCGGACGTGATGACGGACTCACAGGAGTGGTGGCCCGCCGACTACGGCCACTACGGCCCACTGTTCATCCGGATGGCGTGGCACAGCGCCGGCACCTACCGCACCCTCGACGGCCGCGCGGGCGCGTCCGGCGCGCTCCAGCGCCTCCCGCCGGAGAGCAGTTGGCCCGACAACGTCAACCTCGACAAGGCCCGGCGCCTCCTCCAGCCGGTCAAACACAAGTACGGTCGCGCGCTCTCCTGGGGCGACCTCATCGTGCTCGCGGGGAACGTCGCCCTCGAATCGATGGGGTTCGAGACGTACGGCTTTGCGGGCGGCCGCGTGGACGAGTACAAGTCCAACGAGGCCGTCGAGTGGGGGCCCGAGGAGGACTGGGAGACCACGTCGCCCGAGCGCTTCGAGGACGGTGACGTCGGGAACCTCAAGGACCCGCTCGCGAACACCGTGATGGGGCTCATCTACGTGAACCCCGAGGGCCCGTACGGCGAACCCGACGTCGAGGGATCCGCGGCGAACATCCGGGAGGAGTTCGAGCGCATGGCGATGGACGACGAGGAGACCGTTGCGCTCATCGCTGGCGGCCACACGTTCGGGAAGGTTCACGGTGCCGACGACGAGACGGAGATCGGCCCGGAGCCCGAAGCCGCCCCGCTAGAGCAACAGGGCCTCGGCTGGGATCACGAGTTCGAGAAGGCCGGCATGATTACGAGCGGCATCGAGGGGCCGTGGAACGACACGCCGACGATGTGGGACATGGGCTACGTCGACAACCTCCTCGATTACGAGTGGGAGCCGCACAAGGGCCCCGGCGGCGCGTGGCAGTGGCAGCCCGCGACCGAGGAAGAGCGCGAAGATATCGAGAAGGCGCCCGACGCACAGGACTTCGACGAGTCCGAGGAGCCCATGATGCTCACGACGGACGTGGCGCTGAAGCGCGACGAGGACTACCGCGCGGTGCTCGAGAACTTCCAGGAGAACCCCGACGAATTCCAGGCGGCGTTCTCGCGTGCGTGGTACAAGCTCCTCCACCGCGACATGGGGCCAAAGGAACGCTTCCTCGGGCCCGAAGTGCCGGACGAGGAGTTCGTCTGGCAGGATCCGATCCCGGACGCGGACTACGAGCTCGTCGGCGAGGACGACATCGCGGAACTCGAAACCGCGATCCTCGACGCCGATATCGAGCGCTCCGAGCTCGTGAAGACGGCGTGGGCGTCCGCGTCGACGTACCGCGACAGCGACAAGCGCGGCGGCGCGAACGGCGCGCGCATCCGCCTCGAACCCCAGCGCAACTGGGAGGTCAACGAGCCGGACGCGCTCGCGGACGTGCTCGACACGTACGAGGACATCCAGGCCGAGTTCAACGGGGCGCGCGACGACGACGTGCGCGTCTCGCTCGCCGACCTCATCGTCCTCGGTGGGAACGTCGCGATCGAGCAGGCCGCGGCGGACGCCGGCTACGACGTGGACGTGCCGTTCGAGCCGGGTCGTACTGACGCCAGCGCCGAACAGACGGACGCCGACTCCTTCGAGGCGCTCAAGCCGAAGGCGGACGGCTTCCGGAACTACATCGGGGCGGGCGACTTCGACGACTTCTACGGCTCCCTCGAGGAGCGGATGGTCGACAAGGCGGAACTCCTGAACCTCTCCGTGACCGACCTGACGGTGCTCGTCGGCGGGATGCGCGCGCTCGGCGCGACCTACGAGAACACCGACCGCGGCGTCCTCACGGACGACCCGGGAACGCTGACGAACGACTTCTTCCGGAACCTCCTCGACATGGACTACGAGTGGGAGCCCGTCGACGAGGACGAGCAAGTGTTCGAGGGCTTCGACCGCGACACCGGCGAGAAGGTGTGGGAGGCCACGCGCTTCGACCTCATCTTCGGCTCGAACGCCCGCCTCCGCGCGCACGCCGACGTGTACGCCAGCGAGGACGGCGAGGAAAAACTCGTCGAGGACTTCGTCGAGGCGTGGAGTGCGGTGATGCAGGCAGACCGCTTCGACCTCGAATAG
- a CDS encoding MFS transporter has product MSESRRRLTESVQGLRGDGRGWILLSIASGWLLTLGLRFLVPAVIPQVKETFVVDNATAGVAVTVVWAFYALTQFPAGLITDRIGERTALAGSLAMSAASLVFLASAPVFAVFLVGAAAFGIGSGFYGPARGTALSRAFPTRAGAAFGITLAAGSFGSAVLPLIAGVAVDELGWRVLVGGATPLFLAVAALAYRVLPDPIDEYAETTIDTGPTFTLREAIERVPDAVRDRDVLLAVTGLTFYLFAFQGLTAFLPTYLVDVEHIGQGVASGVFALLFVGGGLTQLAAGSLSDRYGTVPVLVTAAGFGALTLFAVPFVDSTAVWAVLAFLLGTRMGIAPVANSSVIAALPTDAQGASWGFLRTCFFLVSATGSAFVGAMADADLFDEAFVVLGVLTACAAVCFQRLGAR; this is encoded by the coding sequence GTGTCAGAGAGTCGTCGCCGGCTCACGGAGTCCGTGCAGGGGTTGCGCGGCGACGGCCGCGGCTGGATCCTGTTGAGTATCGCGTCCGGGTGGCTGCTCACGCTCGGCCTGCGATTCCTGGTTCCGGCGGTGATTCCGCAGGTGAAGGAGACGTTCGTCGTGGACAACGCGACGGCAGGCGTCGCGGTGACGGTCGTGTGGGCGTTCTACGCGCTCACGCAGTTCCCGGCCGGCCTCATCACTGACCGCATCGGGGAGCGGACGGCGCTCGCGGGGAGTCTCGCGATGAGCGCGGCGAGCCTCGTCTTCCTCGCGAGCGCGCCGGTGTTCGCGGTGTTCCTCGTCGGCGCGGCGGCGTTCGGCATCGGCTCCGGGTTCTACGGGCCGGCGCGCGGCACCGCGCTCTCCCGGGCGTTCCCGACGCGCGCCGGTGCGGCGTTCGGCATCACGCTCGCCGCGGGGAGTTTCGGCTCCGCCGTCCTCCCGCTGATCGCGGGCGTCGCGGTGGACGAACTCGGCTGGCGCGTCCTCGTCGGCGGCGCGACCCCGCTGTTCCTCGCGGTCGCCGCGCTCGCCTATCGCGTCCTCCCCGACCCGATCGACGAGTACGCGGAGACCACCATCGACACCGGCCCGACGTTCACGCTCCGCGAAGCCATCGAACGCGTCCCGGACGCGGTGCGCGACCGCGACGTCCTGCTCGCGGTCACGGGATTGACGTTCTACCTGTTCGCGTTCCAGGGGCTGACGGCGTTCCTCCCGACGTACCTCGTGGACGTGGAGCACATCGGTCAGGGCGTCGCGTCCGGCGTGTTCGCATTGTTGTTCGTCGGCGGCGGTCTCACGCAGTTAGCGGCGGGATCGCTCTCCGACCGATACGGAACCGTTCCGGTGCTCGTCACGGCCGCCGGATTCGGGGCGCTCACGCTGTTCGCGGTGCCGTTCGTGGACTCGACCGCCGTCTGGGCGGTGCTCGCTTTCCTGCTCGGGACTCGAATGGGCATCGCGCCCGTCGCGAACTCCTCCGTCATCGCGGCGCTCCCGACGGACGCGCAGGGCGCGTCCTGGGGGTTCCTGCGGACGTGTTTCTTCCTCGTGAGCGCGACCGGATCCGCGTTCGTCGGCGCGATGGCGGACGCCGACCTGTTCGACGAGGCCTTCGTCGTCCTCGGCGTTCTCACCGCGTGCGCCGCGGTCTGCTTCCAGCGTCTCGGCGCTCGATAG
- a CDS encoding phosphoenolpyruvate carboxykinase (ATP) gives MANRARTRYTADDFPDPASTDHITHNPSLDDLRAFSEPLETTTEYGSPSYVSDYRSRSSERTRNAVDHEFDDDDYVAFESALDFVEDASNDVVAVDRVVGRHPDTSFVCRLFVPKAYGRIALAWAKLLEPAPADADPDFVTVQVPERDETTIRVLPEEGVTAVLGSDYTGEAKKSFLRLYMYRAKQQGGLGLHAGSKRVHLDDDAGERDVGQLFLGLSGTGKSTLTSHGLWLDDPEGAEMLQDDVCALLPNGTVTGSEGAGLYIKTIGLEADEQPELYDAATSETAVLENVAVDDDGAVHFDEPRYGSNSRAVVLRDELESAADDIDLPSVDQVFFITRNPLMPPVAKLDEAQAAAAFMLGESVETSAGDPSRAGESIRVVGTNPFIMGSAGEEGNRFRDLISDLGVDCFVLNTGVVGTDTPADVGVEETVALLEAVARGTVSWTQDDDLGLTVPSQVPGMDVSKFSVPERTSDFADAHRSLAQERREYLESFPELDDDIVDATY, from the coding sequence ATGGCAAATCGAGCCCGGACTCGCTACACCGCGGACGACTTCCCGGACCCGGCATCGACGGATCACATCACCCACAATCCGAGCCTCGACGACCTCCGCGCCTTCTCCGAGCCCCTCGAAACGACCACGGAATACGGGTCGCCCTCCTACGTCAGCGACTACCGCTCCCGGAGTTCCGAGCGGACTCGGAACGCCGTCGACCACGAGTTCGACGACGACGATTACGTCGCGTTCGAGAGCGCGCTCGACTTCGTGGAGGACGCGTCGAACGACGTGGTCGCCGTCGACCGCGTCGTCGGCCGCCACCCCGACACGTCGTTCGTCTGCCGGCTGTTCGTCCCGAAGGCGTACGGCCGCATCGCGCTCGCCTGGGCGAAACTCCTCGAACCCGCGCCCGCGGACGCCGACCCCGACTTCGTGACGGTGCAGGTGCCCGAGCGCGACGAGACGACTATCCGCGTCCTCCCCGAGGAAGGCGTCACCGCCGTCCTGGGGAGCGACTACACGGGCGAGGCGAAGAAGTCCTTCCTCCGGCTCTACATGTACCGCGCGAAACAGCAGGGCGGCCTCGGCCTGCACGCGGGATCGAAGCGCGTCCACCTCGACGACGACGCGGGCGAGCGCGACGTCGGCCAGCTCTTCCTCGGCCTGTCCGGGACGGGGAAGTCCACGCTGACGAGCCACGGGCTCTGGCTCGACGACCCCGAGGGCGCGGAGATGCTGCAGGACGACGTGTGCGCGCTCCTCCCGAACGGCACCGTCACCGGCAGCGAGGGTGCGGGCCTCTACATCAAGACCATCGGCCTCGAAGCCGACGAACAGCCCGAACTGTACGACGCCGCCACCTCCGAGACCGCCGTGCTGGAGAACGTCGCGGTGGACGACGACGGCGCCGTCCACTTCGACGAACCCCGGTACGGGTCGAACAGCCGAGCCGTCGTCCTGCGCGACGAACTGGAGAGCGCCGCGGACGACATCGACCTCCCTTCGGTCGACCAGGTGTTCTTCATCACCCGGAACCCCCTGATGCCGCCGGTCGCGAAGCTCGACGAGGCCCAGGCGGCGGCCGCGTTCATGCTCGGCGAGTCCGTCGAGACGAGCGCGGGCGACCCCTCGCGGGCGGGCGAGTCCATCCGCGTCGTCGGCACCAACCCGTTCATCATGGGCTCTGCGGGCGAGGAGGGCAACCGCTTTCGCGACCTCATCAGCGACCTCGGCGTCGACTGCTTCGTCCTGAACACGGGCGTCGTCGGCACGGACACGCCCGCCGACGTGGGCGTCGAGGAGACCGTCGCATTGCTCGAAGCCGTCGCGCGCGGCACCGTCTCCTGGACCCAGGACGACGACCTCGGCCTCACCGTCCCGAGCCAGGTTCCCGGCATGGACGTCTCGAAGTTCTCCGTCCCCGAGCGCACCAGCGACTTCGCCGACGCGCACCGGTCGCTCGCGCAGGAACGCCGCGAGTACCTCGAATCCTTCCCCGAACTGGACGACGACATCGTCGACGCGACCTACTGA